GTACATTTACCCAGACGCTGGTCCGGGCGATTTCGACTACACCGAATTTTACGGCTCGGTCGGTTTCGGATTCGGTCCAGCTGAAGCGACTGTCGGCGTTGCCTATGCGCCGAAGCAGGACTCGCTCGGCGGAACCGACAATACCTATGTCTACGCCGATCTGGGTGTTGGCCTTCCGGGCACGCCCGTCTCGCTGACCGGCCACGTTGGTTACACGGACGGCTTCCTGACATTCACCAATGATAGCAAGGCGTTTGACTGGTCGATTGGTGCCGAAGCGGCGGTTCCTGGCACACCATTGTCGCTCGGGATTGCATATACTGGGGCTGAGGGAGACATCCCAGTAGGCGCATATGACTTTGTCGATGACGCGGTAGTCTTCACACTCAGCGCCAGCTTCTAAGGATCTGCCGAAGCCGCTACGGCTGAGTAAGTTAGAGCCCGCGCTTGCAAGGGGGGAGGCGCGGGCTCTTTCTATGTGATTCTGGCCTAGTCGAGGGAGAAATCGACCGTCGTGACCACACGAACCTTCTTATAAGGCGTGTCGCTAACGCCCCAGCCGCCCGACTCGCCATCGCGCGCATTGATTGAGAAGTAGCCTTGCGTGGCTTTGCGGATCGATCCGACATCGGCGCCGCTATCTTTCGCGAATTGTTCCGCAGCTGCGCGCGCGTCTTTGGTCGCTTCGGCCACCATTTCCGGCTTGATTTCATCCAATCCGGTGAAAGTGTAAGACATTCCGGAGCCGTCCTCCAGCACGACGCCGCGCCTGACCAATTCAACTTGGCGTTTCACTGCATCCTGCGCGCGTTCAATGTCCTTTGTGCGCAGCGTCATCCGTTGACGAACGGTATAGCGCCCGACGCCGCGATCCGAATAATAAGACACATTGACACCTGTTGGCTGCAACGCGTCCTCCGGAAAGCCGATATCCTTGAAGAATGCTTTGATCGATTGGCTGTCGGTATCGACCGCCGATTGGGCGGCCTGAAGATCGCCCGCAGTAGCAGAATATGAGATGGTCCAAGTTGCGAGGTCGGCCAGTACTTCCCGCTCGTCCAGGCCGCGCA
This genomic window from Pontixanthobacter aestiaquae contains:
- a CDS encoding SIMPL domain-containing protein, whose translation is MTDTSEQVHEATSFWGEQTTRRWLISSAIVSIGLIAGGFLLGDGLVRAKDADRSVTVRGLDEREVLADLATWTISYSATAGDLQAAQSAVDTDSQSIKAFFKDIGFPEDALQPTGVNVSYYSDRGVGRYTVRQRMTLRTKDIERAQDAVKRQVELVRRGVVLEDGSGMSYTFTGLDEIKPEMVAEATKDARAAAEQFAKDSGADVGSIRKATQGYFSINARDGESGGWGVSDTPYKKVRVVTTVDFSLD
- a CDS encoding TorF family putative porin, whose amino-acid sequence is MLTSIRGLTAATLAAFAALSAAPALAQDEEEESGPIEVTANVAMTSEYRFRGVDLSGGELAIQGGVDVAHESGFYIGTWASSLDETTVGFGSTELDIYGGWSGDVTEGVSIDVGAIQYIYPDAGPGDFDYTEFYGSVGFGFGPAEATVGVAYAPKQDSLGGTDNTYVYADLGVGLPGTPVSLTGHVGYTDGFLTFTNDSKAFDWSIGAEAAVPGTPLSLGIAYTGAEGDIPVGAYDFVDDAVVFTLSASF